In one window of Microbacterium dextranolyticum DNA:
- a CDS encoding 6-phosphofructokinase, translating into MKIGILTSGGDCPGLNAVIRGVVLKGTTNYNIEFVGIRDGWRGVVDGDFFPLTRHEVKGLSKVGGTILGTSRTNPYEGPRGGADNIKATLYGHHIDGIIAIGGEGTLAAANRLWNDGINVMGVPKTIDNDLRATDYSFGFDTAVNIATDAMDRLRTTGDSHQRCMVAEVMGRHVGWIALHSGIAAGAHVICIPEVPMSIDEIVDQVQKAHDRGRAPLVVVSEGFTLTGMDEAYSDKGLDAFNRPRLGGIGEVLAPEIERRTGIETRATVLGHIQRGGSPSGFDRVLATRLGLHAADAVAEEAWGQMVSMKGTDIVRVPFAEALGELNTVPIYRYEEAAALFG; encoded by the coding sequence ATGAAGATCGGCATCCTCACCAGCGGCGGCGACTGCCCCGGTCTGAACGCCGTCATCCGCGGTGTCGTGCTCAAGGGCACGACGAACTACAACATCGAGTTCGTGGGTATCCGCGACGGATGGCGCGGTGTCGTCGACGGCGACTTCTTCCCGCTGACGCGCCACGAGGTGAAGGGGCTGTCCAAGGTCGGCGGCACGATCCTCGGCACGTCGCGCACGAACCCCTACGAGGGCCCCCGCGGCGGCGCCGACAACATCAAGGCGACGCTCTACGGTCACCACATCGACGGCATCATCGCGATCGGCGGCGAGGGCACCCTCGCGGCCGCGAACCGCCTGTGGAACGACGGCATCAACGTCATGGGTGTGCCGAAGACGATCGACAACGATCTGCGCGCCACCGACTACTCGTTCGGCTTCGACACGGCCGTCAACATCGCCACCGACGCGATGGACCGCCTCCGCACGACCGGCGACTCGCACCAGCGCTGCATGGTCGCCGAGGTCATGGGCCGCCACGTCGGCTGGATCGCCCTGCACTCCGGCATCGCCGCGGGCGCTCACGTCATCTGCATCCCCGAGGTGCCGATGTCGATCGACGAGATCGTCGACCAGGTGCAGAAGGCGCACGACCGCGGTCGCGCGCCCCTCGTCGTCGTGTCGGAGGGCTTCACCCTCACCGGCATGGACGAGGCGTACAGCGACAAGGGTCTCGACGCGTTCAACCGCCCGCGCCTGGGCGGCATCGGCGAGGTCCTCGCACCCGAGATCGAGCGCCGCACCGGCATCGAGACCCGTGCGACGGTCCTCGGTCACATCCAGCGCGGCGGTTCGCCGTCGGGCTTCGACCGCGTCCTCGCGACGCGCCTCGGCCTGCATGCCGCGGACGCTGTCGCGGAAGAGGCATGGGGGCAGATGGTCTCGATGAAGGGCACCGACATCGTCCGTGTGCCGTTCGCCGAGGCGCTCGGCGAGCTCAACACCGTGCCGATCTACCGCTACGAAGAGGCCGCCGCCCTCTTCGGCTGA
- a CDS encoding DEAD/DEAH box helicase — MPTTASTAPARRRSASGRGSSARRDDDAPLIPILARKVREVEAKAQRGKLGPTNRVKFQVIAFLVREERARVKADEAVPTAARAELLKRLDGVATILAKTAARDTSLIQLLEVDQAASPVAKRMRRDWLLESGADLPEDELIITDVAPVQTPVVPAALAERQVTPPQVEARRESNPFLAPDLTLRAPASTARRRLDGWELMGPLYKAFEIGAGGASASMELPVVPEFDRLSPKGLEIMPHQSRFLESVREGHRSFLLADEPGLGKTAQSVLAASVAGAYPLLAVVPNVVKMNWAREVERWTPQRRATVIHGDGATVDAFADVFIVNYEVLDRHLSWLGSLGLKGMVVDEAHFIKNLTSQRSQNVLALGARIREQVHNPLMLALTGTPLINDVEDFDAIWRFLGWTNGEKPGPELMAKLDATGFTPADKAFYPEARDAVISMGIVRRKKKDVAADLPDKLVADLPVELDDDYGRSIRAAERELGERLAAKYRRIIEARGDKVLIGEVDEDIVRLVAHGELEESKAAAAGGDNVFTMVRRIGQAKAVLAADYAVQLQRSVGKVVFFAKHIDVMDTAEAHFAAAGLRTISIRGDQTTPARQHAIDAFNSDPDVAIAVCSLTAAGVGLNMQAASNVVLAELSWTAAEQTQAIDRVHRIGQEEPVTAWRIIAAHTIDTKIAELIDSKQSLAARALDGEQIDPASSDSVQLSALMHLLRQSLGAA; from the coding sequence ATGCCGACCACGGCATCCACCGCCCCCGCCCGTCGTCGCAGCGCGTCGGGTCGAGGCTCTTCGGCGCGTCGCGACGACGACGCGCCCCTCATCCCGATCCTCGCCCGCAAGGTGCGCGAGGTCGAAGCCAAGGCCCAGCGCGGAAAGCTCGGGCCGACCAACCGCGTGAAGTTCCAGGTCATCGCCTTCCTCGTGCGTGAGGAGCGCGCCCGCGTCAAAGCCGACGAGGCCGTGCCGACCGCGGCGCGCGCCGAGCTTCTCAAACGGCTCGACGGCGTCGCCACGATCCTGGCGAAGACCGCCGCGCGCGACACCTCGCTCATCCAGCTCCTCGAGGTCGACCAGGCCGCGTCGCCGGTCGCCAAGCGGATGCGCCGCGACTGGCTGCTCGAGTCGGGTGCCGATCTGCCCGAAGACGAGCTCATCATCACCGATGTCGCCCCCGTGCAGACCCCCGTCGTGCCGGCAGCGCTCGCCGAGCGCCAGGTGACGCCGCCGCAGGTCGAGGCGCGTCGCGAATCGAACCCCTTCCTCGCCCCCGACCTGACGCTGCGTGCACCGGCATCCACCGCCCGTCGTCGACTCGATGGCTGGGAGCTCATGGGGCCCCTCTACAAGGCGTTCGAGATCGGCGCCGGCGGGGCATCCGCCTCGATGGAGCTGCCGGTCGTGCCGGAGTTCGACCGCCTCTCGCCCAAGGGGCTGGAGATCATGCCGCACCAGTCGCGGTTCCTCGAGTCGGTCCGCGAGGGGCACCGGTCGTTCCTGCTCGCGGACGAGCCCGGACTCGGCAAGACGGCGCAGTCGGTGCTGGCGGCATCCGTCGCCGGCGCCTACCCGCTGCTCGCTGTCGTTCCGAACGTGGTCAAGATGAACTGGGCACGCGAGGTCGAGCGGTGGACGCCGCAGCGCCGCGCGACCGTCATCCACGGCGACGGGGCGACCGTCGACGCCTTCGCGGACGTCTTCATCGTCAACTACGAGGTCCTCGACCGCCACCTGTCGTGGCTCGGATCGCTGGGGCTCAAGGGCATGGTCGTCGACGAGGCGCACTTCATCAAGAACCTCACCTCGCAGCGTTCGCAGAACGTGCTGGCGCTCGGTGCGCGGATCCGCGAGCAGGTGCACAACCCCCTCATGCTCGCCCTCACCGGAACGCCGCTGATCAACGACGTCGAGGACTTCGATGCGATCTGGCGCTTCCTCGGCTGGACGAACGGCGAGAAGCCGGGTCCGGAGCTGATGGCGAAACTGGATGCCACGGGCTTCACCCCGGCGGACAAGGCCTTCTATCCCGAGGCGCGCGACGCCGTCATCTCGATGGGCATCGTGCGACGCAAGAAGAAGGACGTCGCCGCCGACCTGCCCGACAAGCTCGTCGCCGATCTCCCTGTGGAGCTCGACGACGATTACGGCCGCTCGATCCGCGCCGCCGAGCGCGAGCTCGGCGAGCGACTCGCGGCGAAGTACCGCCGCATCATCGAGGCGCGGGGCGACAAGGTGCTCATCGGCGAGGTCGACGAGGACATCGTCCGACTCGTCGCGCACGGCGAACTCGAAGAGTCGAAGGCGGCCGCTGCCGGGGGCGACAACGTCTTCACGATGGTGCGTCGTATCGGTCAGGCCAAGGCGGTTCTCGCCGCCGACTACGCCGTGCAGCTGCAGCGGTCGGTCGGCAAGGTCGTCTTCTTCGCGAAGCACATCGATGTCATGGACACCGCCGAAGCGCACTTCGCCGCGGCGGGGCTGCGCACGATCTCGATCCGCGGAGACCAGACGACGCCGGCGCGCCAGCACGCCATCGACGCGTTCAACTCCGATCCCGATGTGGCGATCGCGGTGTGTTCGCTCACCGCGGCCGGTGTCGGCCTCAACATGCAGGCCGCCTCGAACGTCGTCCTCGCCGAATTGTCGTGGACGGCCGCCGAGCAGACGCAGGCGATCGACCGCGTCCACCGCATCGGACAGGAAGAGCCCGTTACGGCCTGGCGCATCATCGCCGCGCACACGATCGACACGAAGATCGCCGAGCTCATCGACTCGAAGCAGTCGCTCGCGGCGCGTGCGCTGGACGGCGAGCAGATCGACCCGGCATCCAGCGATTCGGTCCAGCTGTCGGCGCTCATGCACCTGCTGCGGCAGTCGCTCGGCGCCGCCTGA
- a CDS encoding heavy metal translocating P-type ATPase yields MTVDERRAEAVLDIDGMTCASCVARVEKRLTRLDGVQASVNLATESARVDYPAELDPSALVAAVREAGYEASLRRGGTPSAPDTAHGRHDGAHGDDHASSHVHDVEDHAGATTLRTRLLVSVVLAVPVVVLGMVPAWQFPGWQWVSFVLATPVVLWGGWPFHRATFANARHGAMTMDTLITLGTGAAYLWSVWALVFGTAGRIGMTHDTGLFGPVHDPSTLVYFEVAAAVTVFLLLGRFVEQRSKRTAGAALRSLMELAAKDVELEDGSRLPVERLRVGDRFVVRPGEKVATDGRVLSGHASLDESMITGESAPVEASEGSAVTGGTLAADGRLVVVATSIGDDTRLAHLARLVEDAQAGKSRVQRLADRISGVFVPVVIALSLLTLAVWIIAGGFSGESVAAGFTAAVAVLIIACPCALGLATPIAILVGTGRGAQLGVLITGPEALESAERIDTIVLDKTGTLTAGEMSVASVTSFDGADDAQIARLVGSLEQASEHPIARAVAALTTDHAPAEGFAGLAGRGVTGVVDGRDVFAGRPAFAAEIAAGLPDAVRAAVETVEASGATAVVAGWDGRVRAVIAVADRVRPDSADTVARLRAMGLDVRLLTGDNEGAARAAAAAAGIDHVVAGVLPEEKVIEIRRLQSGGHRVAMVGDGVNDAAALATADLGLAMGGGADAAMHASDIALAGTGLAPVVTAISLSRRTMRIIRGNLFWAFAYNVAALPLAALGLLNPMIAGAAMAFSSVFVVLNSLRLRTAR; encoded by the coding sequence ATGACGGTCGACGAACGGCGTGCCGAGGCAGTTCTCGACATCGACGGCATGACCTGCGCGAGCTGTGTCGCGCGCGTCGAGAAGCGGCTCACCCGGCTCGACGGCGTGCAGGCGAGCGTGAACCTGGCGACCGAATCCGCACGCGTCGACTATCCCGCAGAGCTCGACCCGTCTGCCCTCGTCGCGGCCGTGCGCGAAGCCGGATACGAGGCGTCCCTCCGTCGCGGAGGGACGCCGTCTGCCCCCGACACCGCACACGGGCGTCACGACGGTGCGCACGGCGACGATCACGCCTCGAGCCATGTGCACGACGTCGAGGACCATGCCGGAGCCACGACCCTGCGCACCCGGCTCCTGGTGAGCGTTGTGCTCGCGGTGCCCGTCGTCGTGCTCGGGATGGTGCCGGCGTGGCAGTTCCCCGGATGGCAATGGGTCTCGTTCGTCCTCGCGACTCCCGTGGTGCTCTGGGGCGGATGGCCGTTCCACCGTGCGACGTTCGCGAACGCGCGGCACGGGGCGATGACGATGGACACCCTCATCACCCTCGGGACGGGCGCCGCCTATCTGTGGAGCGTGTGGGCGCTCGTGTTCGGCACCGCCGGGCGCATCGGCATGACGCACGACACGGGGCTGTTCGGCCCGGTGCACGACCCCTCCACGCTCGTCTACTTCGAAGTCGCCGCCGCGGTCACGGTGTTCCTCCTGCTCGGGCGCTTCGTCGAGCAGCGTTCCAAGCGCACGGCGGGGGCGGCGCTGCGCTCGCTGATGGAACTGGCGGCGAAGGACGTCGAACTCGAGGACGGCTCCCGACTCCCCGTCGAGCGTCTGCGCGTCGGCGATCGCTTCGTCGTACGCCCGGGCGAGAAGGTCGCCACCGACGGGCGCGTCCTCTCCGGTCACGCCTCGCTCGACGAGAGCATGATCACCGGCGAGTCGGCGCCCGTTGAGGCATCCGAGGGAAGCGCCGTCACAGGAGGAACGCTCGCCGCCGACGGCCGCCTCGTCGTCGTCGCGACCTCGATCGGAGACGACACCCGACTCGCGCACCTTGCCCGACTCGTCGAGGACGCCCAGGCAGGCAAGAGCCGCGTGCAGCGCCTCGCCGACCGGATCTCGGGGGTCTTCGTGCCCGTCGTCATCGCCCTGTCGCTGCTCACGCTGGCCGTGTGGATCATCGCGGGTGGATTCAGCGGAGAAAGCGTCGCGGCGGGCTTCACCGCCGCCGTCGCCGTCCTGATCATCGCCTGCCCGTGCGCGCTCGGACTCGCGACGCCCATCGCGATCCTCGTGGGAACAGGACGTGGAGCGCAGTTAGGTGTGCTCATCACCGGCCCCGAGGCACTCGAATCCGCCGAGCGCATCGACACCATCGTCCTCGACAAGACGGGCACGCTGACGGCGGGCGAGATGTCGGTCGCATCCGTCACCTCCTTCGACGGCGCCGACGACGCGCAGATCGCGCGCCTCGTCGGATCGCTCGAGCAGGCATCGGAGCATCCGATCGCCCGTGCCGTGGCCGCGCTGACCACCGATCATGCGCCGGCGGAGGGGTTCGCGGGGCTCGCCGGTCGCGGCGTCACGGGGGTCGTGGACGGGCGTGATGTGTTCGCCGGGCGGCCCGCTTTCGCCGCGGAGATCGCAGCAGGGCTTCCGGATGCCGTCCGCGCGGCGGTCGAGACGGTCGAAGCCTCGGGAGCCACGGCGGTCGTCGCCGGCTGGGACGGCCGGGTGCGCGCGGTCATCGCCGTAGCCGACCGTGTGCGCCCCGACAGCGCCGACACCGTCGCACGGCTGCGGGCGATGGGGCTCGATGTCCGCCTGCTCACCGGCGACAATGAGGGTGCCGCCCGGGCCGCCGCCGCAGCAGCGGGTATCGACCACGTCGTGGCGGGCGTGCTGCCCGAAGAGAAGGTCATCGAGATCCGACGGCTGCAGTCCGGGGGTCACCGCGTCGCGATGGTCGGCGACGGCGTCAACGACGCCGCCGCCCTCGCGACGGCCGATCTCGGTCTCGCCATGGGGGGAGGCGCGGACGCCGCCATGCACGCCAGTGACATCGCCCTCGCCGGGACCGGACTGGCGCCGGTCGTCACCGCGATCTCGCTGAGCCGCCGCACGATGCGGATCATCCGCGGCAATCTGTTCTGGGCGTTCGCGTACAACGTCGCGGCACTGCCGTTGGCGGCGCTCGGACTGCTCAACCCGATGATCGCCGGGGCCGCCATGGCGTTCTCGAGCGTTTTCGTGGTGCTCAACAGCCTGCGCCTGCGCACCGCGCGCTGA
- the deoC gene encoding deoxyribose-phosphate aldolase, translating into MTRLTERDLAATIDHAILKPQLARADVDAELDVVTAWRVHSACVRPSDVAYAAERLAGTGVAVCTVIGFPHGTTSTAAKVAEVTQSLADGADEVDMVINIGALRSGFDDAVLADIAAVVEAASGHIVKVILETSLLDDKQIARGSRLSEQGGADFVKTSTGFAGGGATVAHVELMRASVGPDVQVKASGGVRSYADALAMLAAGATRLGTSGSAVILSEARRVDAGGEASGEVDATSY; encoded by the coding sequence ATGACACGCCTCACCGAGCGAGACCTCGCCGCGACCATCGACCACGCCATCCTCAAGCCGCAACTGGCGCGCGCCGACGTGGACGCGGAGCTCGACGTCGTCACCGCCTGGCGGGTGCACAGCGCGTGCGTGCGCCCGAGCGATGTCGCCTACGCCGCAGAGCGTCTCGCCGGCACCGGCGTGGCCGTGTGCACGGTGATCGGGTTCCCGCACGGCACCACGTCGACGGCCGCGAAGGTGGCCGAGGTGACACAGTCCCTCGCCGACGGCGCGGACGAGGTCGACATGGTGATCAACATCGGCGCGCTGCGCTCGGGCTTCGACGACGCTGTCCTCGCCGACATCGCCGCCGTGGTCGAGGCGGCATCCGGACACATCGTCAAGGTGATCCTCGAGACCTCGCTCCTCGACGACAAGCAGATCGCCCGCGGCAGCCGGCTGAGCGAGCAGGGCGGTGCGGACTTCGTGAAGACGTCGACGGGCTTCGCCGGCGGCGGCGCCACGGTAGCCCACGTCGAGCTCATGCGCGCGAGCGTCGGGCCGGACGTGCAGGTGAAGGCCTCGGGCGGCGTGCGCAGCTACGCCGACGCGCTGGCGATGCTCGCCGCCGGAGCAACGCGGCTCGGCACGAGCGGGAGCGCCGTGATCCTGAGCGAGGCGCGGCGCGTGGATGCCGGTGGCGAGGCCAGCGGAGAGGTCGACGCGACCTCGTACTGA
- a CDS encoding bifunctional riboflavin kinase/FAD synthetase: protein MIVFRSPAEVPHGFGPSVVAIGKFDGVHSGHRAVIDRARVAAAEAGARVVAVTFDRNPLSVLRPDLCPEPLSGVDQKLDLLAVAGVDAALVLHFDESLADLEPRAFVEHVLVDALGVVMVLVGDDFRFGRGGAGDPAALTALGAEYGFDVDVVGDVQGGGRRVSSSWVRDLLAAGDVEDAARLLGRPHAVQGEVVHGLKRGRELGFPTANLSPDAEGFIPADGVYAGWLVDLGPLTATAPMPPDAAIAVTRYPAAISVGTNPTFDDVHARQVEAYVLDETHLDLYGHRVQVQFTHRIRGMVAFEGIERLIAQMTDDVDRVRQALRA from the coding sequence GTGATCGTCTTCCGCTCTCCGGCCGAGGTGCCGCACGGCTTCGGGCCGAGCGTCGTCGCGATCGGCAAGTTCGACGGGGTGCACTCGGGGCACCGCGCCGTCATCGACCGGGCGCGCGTTGCGGCGGCCGAGGCCGGCGCGCGGGTCGTGGCGGTCACGTTCGACCGCAATCCGTTGAGCGTTCTGCGCCCGGACCTGTGTCCGGAACCGCTATCCGGCGTGGATCAGAAGCTCGACCTGCTTGCCGTGGCGGGGGTCGATGCCGCCCTCGTGCTGCATTTCGACGAGAGCCTCGCCGACCTCGAGCCGCGCGCCTTCGTCGAACACGTGCTCGTCGATGCCCTCGGCGTCGTCATGGTGCTCGTCGGCGACGACTTCCGTTTCGGACGCGGGGGAGCGGGGGATCCGGCGGCGCTGACCGCATTGGGTGCCGAGTACGGCTTCGACGTCGATGTCGTCGGTGACGTGCAGGGCGGCGGGCGGCGCGTGTCATCCAGCTGGGTGCGCGATCTGCTGGCGGCCGGCGACGTCGAAGACGCCGCGCGGCTGCTGGGGCGGCCGCACGCCGTGCAAGGGGAGGTCGTGCACGGCCTCAAGCGTGGCCGCGAGCTCGGTTTCCCCACCGCGAACCTGTCGCCGGATGCCGAAGGGTTCATCCCCGCGGACGGCGTCTACGCCGGGTGGTTGGTCGATCTCGGGCCTCTGACGGCGACGGCGCCGATGCCTCCCGACGCGGCGATCGCCGTCACGCGCTACCCGGCCGCCATCTCGGTCGGCACCAACCCGACGTTCGATGACGTCCACGCCCGACAGGTCGAGGCGTACGTGCTGGACGAGACGCACCTCGACCTCTACGGTCACCGGGTCCAGGTGCAGTTCACCCACCGCATCCGCGGGATGGTCGCCTTCGAGGGGATCGAGCGCCTCATCGCGCAGATGACGGACGACGTCGACCGGGTCCGACAGGCTCTGCGGGCCTGA
- the truB gene encoding tRNA pseudouridine(55) synthase TruB, translating into MTHSAPVSVPPPQGILLVDKPGGLTSHDIVARVRRALQTRKVGHAGTLDPLATGLLVIGVGPATRLLTYIVGLDKTYEATIRLGVSTDSDDSDGAETARADADAVAAVTDARIAAGIAALTGELSQVPSTVSAIKVGGRRAYDLARAGEQVELKPRAVTVSRFDVRATRRDGGVVDLDVVVDCSSGTYIRALARDLGADLGVGGHLTALRRTRIGPFSVSDAVVEVTADTALLGSADVAASVLGALAVTADEARDLRHGKRLVGAATRLEGMPTPTPAAVDPAGRLVGIVERRGADVKSTMNMAEDAS; encoded by the coding sequence GTGACTCACTCCGCGCCTGTGTCGGTGCCCCCGCCCCAGGGCATCCTGCTCGTCGACAAGCCCGGCGGCCTCACCAGCCACGACATCGTCGCTCGTGTCCGCCGCGCCCTCCAGACCCGCAAGGTGGGGCATGCCGGAACGCTCGACCCCTTGGCGACGGGGCTGCTGGTCATCGGTGTCGGCCCCGCGACGCGTCTGCTGACCTACATCGTGGGACTCGACAAGACCTACGAGGCGACGATCAGGCTCGGCGTATCGACTGATTCGGATGACTCCGACGGCGCGGAGACCGCACGAGCGGATGCCGACGCCGTGGCGGCGGTGACCGACGCGCGGATCGCGGCGGGCATCGCGGCGCTGACCGGAGAGCTCTCGCAGGTGCCGAGCACCGTGTCGGCGATCAAGGTCGGCGGCCGCCGCGCGTACGATCTGGCCCGCGCGGGCGAGCAGGTGGAGCTGAAGCCGCGCGCCGTGACGGTGAGCCGTTTCGACGTGCGCGCCACACGGCGGGACGGCGGCGTCGTCGACCTCGATGTCGTCGTGGACTGCTCGAGCGGGACGTACATCCGTGCCCTCGCCCGCGACCTCGGCGCAGATCTGGGCGTCGGCGGCCACCTGACCGCGCTGCGCCGCACCCGCATCGGCCCTTTCTCCGTGTCGGATGCGGTCGTCGAGGTCACCGCCGACACGGCGCTTCTCGGCTCTGCCGACGTCGCCGCGTCGGTGCTGGGCGCTCTCGCCGTCACCGCCGACGAAGCCCGCGACCTGCGGCACGGCAAGCGCCTCGTCGGTGCGGCCACCCGGCTCGAGGGGATGCCGACGCCCACACCGGCCGCCGTCGACCCCGCGGGGCGGCTCGTCGGCATCGTCGAGCGGCGCGGTGCCGACGTGAAGAGCACCATGAACATGGCCGAGGACGCGTCGTGA
- a CDS encoding A/G-specific adenine glycosylase, whose protein sequence is MPDLATPLIAWFRHNARDLPWRAPDFGAWGVLVSEFMLQQTPVTRVVPRLEEWLTRWPTPAALATEPPAEAVRQWANLGYPRRALWLHRAAVEIAERHGGVVPRDVDALLALTGIGDYTARAVAVFAYGDRHPVVDTNTRRVIARAVGGCAQPNPPSPRDLVAMSTLLPDGDDDAAVVNAAAMELGALVCTARAPRCESCPIADRCAWRAAGYPDTGDTRRRQARYEGSDRQARGAVMKVLRDAAPEPVAAMTAIPDWPDPRQRDRAIDSLIADGLIEASDGLLHLPR, encoded by the coding sequence ATGCCCGACCTCGCGACTCCGCTGATCGCGTGGTTCCGGCACAACGCCCGCGACCTGCCGTGGCGCGCACCGGACTTCGGGGCGTGGGGCGTGCTGGTGAGCGAGTTCATGCTGCAGCAGACTCCGGTGACCCGCGTGGTCCCCCGCTTGGAGGAATGGCTGACCCGGTGGCCGACGCCCGCGGCGCTGGCGACCGAGCCTCCGGCGGAAGCGGTGCGCCAGTGGGCGAACCTCGGGTACCCGCGCCGCGCGCTCTGGCTGCACCGCGCGGCGGTCGAGATCGCCGAGCGCCACGGCGGCGTCGTGCCCCGCGACGTCGACGCGCTTCTCGCGCTGACCGGCATCGGCGACTACACCGCGCGGGCGGTGGCGGTGTTCGCCTACGGTGACCGGCATCCCGTCGTCGACACGAACACGCGCCGTGTCATCGCCCGCGCCGTCGGCGGATGCGCGCAGCCGAATCCGCCGAGCCCCCGGGATCTCGTCGCCATGTCGACTCTCCTGCCCGACGGCGACGACGATGCGGCCGTCGTGAACGCGGCCGCGATGGAGCTCGGGGCCCTCGTCTGCACAGCGCGCGCCCCGCGCTGCGAGTCCTGCCCGATCGCGGATCGCTGCGCATGGCGCGCGGCCGGATACCCCGACACCGGCGACACGCGACGGCGTCAGGCCCGCTACGAGGGCAGCGATCGTCAGGCCCGCGGTGCGGTGATGAAGGTGCTGCGGGATGCCGCGCCGGAACCTGTGGCGGCGATGACCGCGATCCCGGACTGGCCCGATCCTCGTCAACGCGATCGCGCGATCGATTCGCTCATCGCCGATGGACTGATCGAGGCATCCGACGGGCTGCTGCACCTGCCGCGCTGA
- a CDS encoding flavodoxin family protein — MSALVVYESHFGNGRRIATAIADELDTEAVPVASAPDLLPEEIDLLVAGGPTHGLTLSTAASRASAHEDGGAEGVGGLAEWLTTVAVGPAPRVALFTTHTSPLSGSAAKAAKRLLSRRGVPTEAVTAFLVGGKTGPLREGELERARAWARSLRG, encoded by the coding sequence ATGAGCGCACTCGTCGTCTACGAATCGCACTTCGGCAACGGACGACGCATCGCTACGGCCATCGCCGACGAACTCGACACGGAGGCCGTGCCCGTGGCGTCCGCTCCGGATCTGCTGCCCGAAGAGATCGATCTGCTGGTGGCTGGCGGCCCCACGCACGGCCTCACCCTCTCCACCGCCGCCTCGCGCGCGAGCGCGCACGAGGACGGAGGCGCGGAGGGTGTCGGCGGCCTGGCGGAGTGGCTGACCACCGTCGCCGTCGGACCTGCCCCGAGGGTGGCCCTGTTCACGACGCACACGAGCCCGCTGTCGGGATCGGCGGCGAAGGCCGCGAAGCGGCTGCTGAGCCGCCGCGGTGTGCCCACCGAAGCCGTGACCGCGTTCCTCGTCGGCGGCAAGACCGGTCCCCTCCGAGAGGGAGAGCTCGAGCGCGCCCGCGCCTGGGCGCGTTCGCTCCGCGGCTGA
- the rbfA gene encoding 30S ribosome-binding factor RbfA has translation MSNERQARLADRIRVLIAERLEKGLRDPRLGFVTITDVRVTGDLQHASVFYTVYGDDTAREDSAAALKAATGMLRSEVGKQLGIRLTPSLEFIPDALPDSAGHIADLLREAQERDAAVAGLAAGAAFAGDADPYVKPRDESADD, from the coding sequence ATGTCGAACGAACGGCAGGCACGGTTGGCGGATCGCATCCGCGTGCTCATCGCGGAGCGTCTCGAGAAGGGGCTGCGCGACCCGCGGCTCGGATTCGTCACGATCACGGACGTCCGTGTGACGGGCGACCTGCAGCACGCGTCGGTGTTCTACACGGTCTACGGGGACGACACGGCGCGTGAGGACTCCGCAGCCGCGCTGAAGGCGGCTACCGGGATGCTCCGCAGCGAGGTCGGTAAGCAGCTCGGCATCCGGCTCACGCCGTCACTCGAGTTCATTCCCGACGCGCTGCCCGACAGTGCCGGGCACATCGCCGATCTCCTGCGCGAGGCGCAGGAGCGGGATGCCGCCGTCGCCGGGCTTGCCGCCGGTGCGGCGTTCGCGGGCGACGCCGATCCCTACGTCAAGCCGCGCGACGAGTCCGCGGACGACTGA